A portion of the Flavobacterium magnum genome contains these proteins:
- a CDS encoding alpha/beta hydrolase, with translation MSKIYIFSGLGVDRRVFDNIDFGDLDIEFVEWIEPIKNENLENYAKRISKKIVSANPILVGLSFGGILAVEISKFLKPRKIILIASAKTRYELPKIYRVAGKMKLNKLLPSSMLKMQNFITNWFFGVETKDDKLLLNNVLIDTNPKFLRWAINEIVNWKNETYPENYIHLHGTKDQIIPIENVNVNFEIKNGGHFMTVNKPKEIETILKNACL, from the coding sequence ATGAGCAAAATTTACATTTTTAGTGGTTTGGGCGTTGACAGAAGAGTTTTTGACAACATCGATTTTGGGGATTTGGATATTGAATTCGTAGAATGGATTGAGCCAATTAAAAATGAAAATCTTGAAAATTATGCGAAACGAATTTCTAAAAAAATAGTTTCAGCAAATCCAATTTTGGTTGGTTTGTCTTTTGGTGGAATTCTTGCTGTTGAAATCTCAAAGTTTTTAAAGCCAAGAAAAATAATCTTGATTGCTTCTGCAAAAACGAGATATGAATTGCCTAAAATTTATCGAGTTGCAGGAAAAATGAAACTCAATAAACTATTGCCAAGTTCGATGCTTAAAATGCAAAACTTTATTACAAACTGGTTTTTTGGCGTTGAAACTAAAGATGATAAATTACTCTTGAACAATGTTTTGATAGACACAAATCCAAAATTTCTCCGTTGGGCAATAAATGAAATTGTAAATTGGAAAAATGAAACTTATCCTGAAAATTACATCCATCTTCATGGAACTAAAGACCAGATAATTCCAATTGAAAACGTCAATGTCAATTTTGAAATTAAAAACGGTGGACATTTTATGACCGTTAACAAGCCAAAAGAGATCGAAACAATATTAAAGAACGCCTGCCTATAA
- a CDS encoding elongation factor Tu — MDNNPHFIAELKYLKTEDGGRKTAAKSGYRPQVQFDFEKMSTSGSQKFVDKEIVFPGESVLAEITLLSPQFFEYKLKVGMQFNFHEGPIIVGSGKILELKDEKLIAVI, encoded by the coding sequence ATGGATAACAACCCTCATTTTATAGCAGAACTTAAATATTTGAAAACTGAAGATGGCGGTCGTAAGACTGCGGCGAAATCTGGCTATCGTCCGCAAGTTCAATTTGATTTTGAAAAGATGTCAACTTCCGGAAGTCAAAAATTTGTTGATAAAGAAATCGTATTTCCTGGTGAAAGTGTTTTGGCCGAAATCACTTTGCTTTCACCACAGTTTTTTGAATATAAACTTAAAGTTGGAATGCAATTTAATTTCCATGAAGGACCAATAATTGTAGGGTCAGGAAAAATATTGGAACTGAAAGACGAAAAACTTATTGCCGTCATATAA